One Streptosporangium sp. NBC_01495 DNA window includes the following coding sequences:
- a CDS encoding PadR family transcriptional regulator translates to MSPVFGHGRLRLYLLKLLEESPRHGYEVIRLLQDRFLGVYSPSPGTIYPRLARLEEEGLVTHEVVDGKKVFTISDRGRDELNERLDELADLEQEISDSVRDIAREVKEDVRDTVKSLREELTQMARDVRQGPEQDSRKIWREQKTEWQRQKREWQRQTGEWKDEWKRVWADGFTGEGSPAGDARLGQMLAEFVEEVRRDAAAAQVSEETLATAQDALYDAARRIRDALR, encoded by the coding sequence ATGAGCCCGGTCTTCGGCCACGGAAGGCTCCGGCTCTATCTCCTGAAGCTGCTGGAGGAGAGCCCGCGCCACGGCTACGAGGTGATCCGGCTGCTCCAGGATCGCTTCCTCGGCGTCTACTCCCCCTCCCCCGGCACGATCTACCCGCGCCTGGCCCGTCTGGAGGAGGAGGGCCTGGTCACCCACGAGGTCGTGGACGGCAAGAAGGTCTTCACCATCAGCGACCGGGGCCGCGACGAGCTCAACGAGCGGCTCGACGAGCTCGCCGACCTGGAGCAGGAGATCTCCGACTCGGTCCGCGACATCGCCCGCGAGGTCAAGGAGGACGTGCGCGACACGGTCAAGTCGCTGCGCGAGGAGCTCACCCAGATGGCGCGCGACGTGCGCCAGGGTCCCGAGCAGGACTCGCGCAAGATCTGGCGCGAGCAGAAGACGGAGTGGCAGCGCCAGAAGCGCGAGTGGCAACGCCAGACCGGCGAGTGGAAGGACGAGTGGAAGCGCGTCTGGGCCGACGGCTTCACCGGCGAGGGGTCACCCGCCGGAGACGCCCGGCTCGGGCAGATGCTGGCCGAGTTCGTCGAGGAGGTCCGCAGGGACGCGGCGGCCGCGCAGGTCAGCGAGGAGACCCTGGCGACCGCCCAGGACGCCCTGTACGACGCGGCCCGCCGCATCCGCGACGCGCTCCGGTGA
- a CDS encoding DUF4097 family beta strand repeat-containing protein: MRKLNVRIVAGKLAVLASDGPPTLEVTEVDNPPLLVTHDDDGTLTVTYKDLTWDGLLGWLRPGRRRATLSLTVPKDCPVNVGVVSASAVVAGFEDRTSVRSVSGEIVLDGVSGEINADTVSGAVESRGLVGDLSFKSISGELTVAQGTPRRLSVTTVSGRVTADLELPPTGHVTMNSVSGDIVLRLPYTVETDVKIRSTSGRIDTGFPELDYSVQPGAKTLSGRIGGGMASLTANTVSADVTLLKGAQA; the protein is encoded by the coding sequence GTGAGGAAACTCAACGTGCGGATCGTGGCGGGGAAGCTGGCTGTGCTGGCCAGCGACGGCCCTCCCACGCTTGAGGTCACCGAGGTCGACAACCCCCCGTTGCTCGTCACCCACGACGACGACGGCACGCTCACCGTCACCTACAAGGACCTCACCTGGGACGGCCTGCTGGGCTGGCTGCGTCCCGGGCGCCGCAGGGCCACGCTGTCACTGACCGTGCCGAAGGACTGCCCGGTCAACGTGGGCGTGGTCTCCGCGTCAGCGGTCGTCGCCGGGTTCGAGGACCGCACCTCGGTCAGGAGCGTCTCGGGTGAAATCGTGCTCGACGGGGTGAGCGGCGAGATCAACGCCGACACCGTCTCCGGCGCCGTGGAGAGCCGCGGCCTGGTGGGCGACCTGTCGTTCAAGAGCATCTCCGGTGAGCTGACCGTGGCCCAGGGCACGCCCCGGCGGCTGAGCGTCACCACCGTCTCCGGCCGGGTCACCGCCGACCTGGAGCTTCCGCCGACCGGCCACGTCACGATGAACAGCGTCTCCGGCGACATCGTGCTCCGGCTCCCGTACACGGTCGAGACCGATGTCAAGATCCGTTCCACCTCGGGCAGGATCGACACCGGCTTCCCCGAGCTCGACTATTCCGTCCAGCCCGGCGCGAAGACGCTGAGCGGCCGGATCGGCGGCGGCATGGCGTCACTGACGGCCAACACGGTCTCCGCCGACGTCACCCTCCTGAAGGGAGCGCAGGCATGA
- a CDS encoding DUF6104 family protein, with amino-acid sequence MYFTDRGIEELVARRGEEEVTVVWLAERLREFVDLNPDFETPVERLATWLARLDDEDD; translated from the coding sequence ATGTACTTCACCGATCGCGGTATCGAGGAACTCGTCGCGCGCCGGGGCGAGGAGGAGGTCACCGTGGTGTGGCTGGCCGAACGTCTGCGCGAGTTCGTCGACCTGAACCCCGACTTCGAAACGCCGGTGGAACGGCTGGCCACCTGGCTGGCCCGGCTGGACGACGAGGACGACTGA